Within Spinacia oleracea cultivar Varoflay chromosome 4, BTI_SOV_V1, whole genome shotgun sequence, the genomic segment atttatggatctcacttttaggtgataggcaaagtgtatgaattgacgtgtttcaattcaTGACCATAGGTCAATATTTATAGGGAAATAGGAAAAACCCTAggagccaaaaccctagaacAATTTaggtagttttaggaaaattccCAAAACCCAAAATCTTAAGGTGTTGGCCAGCCAGCAAGCTTGATGTAGAAGCTACCCTACGCATGGGTTTGTTGTGCGCGCAAGCCTCGCTTGGCCCAGCGTTCCTGCCTCACTACTTGGCCTGCTTCCCATGCACGCTAGCTTGCTCGTGGGCTGGCGATATGCGCGGGGTTGGTGTTGTGCACTGGCCTTGTGCACAAGCattggtgtgagggggtcgaaaaacacgacGGGGCATCTCTAAAAGAGTATACGGCCCACACGAATTTTCCCCTCTGGATgaggcaagcatattaagtaaataggaactaactgtgggcgttagcctctttttactagtctgtaagagtcgccattcagtttaagaaaactgacaaaacccggttatcgtgatatgcctggagtgcaaacatatttgactcacaacggccataggttcccttgtgatccctggtatgGAGATCCCTTAACGTACATCCAGTggagcagagattgagaattcaggggacgtttactaatacggggagtgcccagcattagcccacaTGGCGGTCCATACTAGTTTAATGCAACGACGACGGGACATGAGTTATGCTACATTATTACTctagattgattttaatgcatgGATATTACTAAATAGATGTCAAAACGTTGATTTAGGTTAATTCAAGGTTGATAGTttagtaggaacacttgacaagagggggggtgaattgtttcttgggaatttgggtaagtttcttacggaatttaaacaataaagagactgagaataaTAAGCGGAGAAAGATATAAAactgaggaaccttcttgaccctaatcaagaagaacctcactactcttttgtattaatgcaataactctattacaaatacactctttaactcgagttcctctcgaacacgagttccccacagcaatccccttcgatacagtgctactctttctctctctgacttaactctaagtcgctccttttctcttttacttaactctaagtcgctctttctctctttgacttaactctaagtcactcaaggatcactcaatccttatacccaaaatacaatatgatagatagattctagtacgtaataaagcttatagtaataaggaactcaaggaacactctatttttccaactgattcttttaaaacgtttaagctctttaagatagattttgtagaaatcagttgtgttttgaaaagccaaaactcttctccttttatagaggagttTTACTTAGGGTTGGATACCCAtattctcctcaactacccactaactgttactgctcagtaacatgggcatagttggagagaaacatggagaccaaatcaaaacattacttgcacgtttaaacagaaatacgtgggagggttttaaggatcatggaaaatatttttcttgagaaacaaggagaatgaaaacagaatcctatgtttacatttattaattaaattcattttatttattaacaaagattttccaacttaaaactcttttataattacagttaatatatttcaatttaaaacgtaccaaaatacttaggttcctttcgttccaaattacgtataaacaaatattaaatacttacataaatccttaacataaattcatatgttgtagtcttcatgttgcacctttaaaAGCTTTACTCGaagtcttcccaatttgttccttctctggaacatcgaggatccacataatatatgaggatctcgccttaggaactcgcctaaggatctcgcctttgtaaactttcttaatgattatttcttcaatgtagtgtctgacatggatcaattacttgcttatattccacgttgcttagtttatccaactcaggatctccttaacttatcattatccctctaaggatctcggaacctattatgcaacataacttaaccaattttTAGGAGTTTGctgtgtcatcatcaaaactttagggtcaataatattcccccttttttgtgatgacaacaaaagcaaactttcactaaatataattataatcaattagcataaatataaaacaaaacaaTCAAGTAGATTTATGAAAATCAATTTAAGCTACCGAAATTGAAATTAAGGAAaagcaaaattgattttaataaacgaaataaaattgaaaacgaaaaccaaaatttaacaaaaaaattagCTTACATCGAGAAGAGAATAGTGACCGACtcaagtgatcaatttaagttaaatttgcattcatttccccctgttggcattaacaaaaagtagaaaaatacagtactaatatataccgattatagcgccctccgatcaacggttggcaaactaagttagcctcaaagttaagttccaacgtactaaattcgaatataaaacataataattaacaagccaagttttttgtttttttttttttggggctcTTCCTTGTTGTCTTGCGTCGAATAGGTGAGATAGAGAGAGAGTAGGTGGTGAGGTTGGGATTCGGGTCGGGGGTGGGTGTGGTGTTCGTTGACGGGTTTGGTGTGGGGTTTGGTGTGGGATTTGCGGTAGGGTCTGGGTGGTGTGGAGATGCTTCGCGATCTGAGCGGGCGGTGTGAGGGCTGATGTCGGAAGTGGTGGGGTGAGAGTCGGCGACGATAGGGCTGTCATCGGTGGGTTAGGGTGGTCGTCGGGATCGCTGGTTGTGGAGGGGGAAGGTGCGGTGGTTCGTGGCTGGGTAGATGGGCGAAAGTGGGGGTTCGCGGCCGGTTCGACGCTAGGATTCGCGGCTGGCTCATTCGATTTTCCGTTCAGGTCCGGTTGATTTGCTGGGCGAGTCCGGTCGTCGAGTTGATGTTGTCGGTGGTCGTGGCCTGCTGGGTCTGGCCgccggtgatggtggtggtggtggtttcaatttggggattttcattgttagggtttgaatttggggatttttgagTTTTAGGGTTTGTGGTGATGGAATTGATGAGATGTAATTTGTGGGTGCTTTGGGTACGAGAGATCCATAAGTGTGATCCATTTGCTTttaattttagaaaaaataaaatttaatggaataaataaaaaaaatatggatatataaaaagaaataaaaaaataaaaataatttgtggaaaaataaaagatgaaaaaaaattgtaacaaaaagaatatatccatgatcctcctattttagtgaaactaattcattcacgtatctcatattactgactaattaaatacatattttaattttaaatattcgtttgttccttaacaatggttaacttcagttatgctttacgcacatgtatttataattGTATACAGTAGTTATGCATAAATCTATAAAAGTCATACTTCGTGAGGAACTGTCCTGCTTACTTATCTTatcttgatcattccgagttccaatctcattttctcgtgcttctctctgcttgcttACTTTGCAAGTTCCTTGCACAAACTTTCATTAGTTGTACCAAACAGTAAATTATCAATGTAAATTTGTACAACTAGTGAGTCGGATctttttgattttaaaaatagaattttatcaattcttcctcgtttaaaatcattttgtaaaagaaacttGGATAATCTCTCGTACAACGATCTAGGAGCCTGCTTTAACCCATACAGAGCTTTGTCAAGCTTATAGATGTGGTTCGGAAATTCGGGATTCTCAAAACCggggggttgttccacatagacgtcTTTTTTAAGAAAACTATTTTAAAAAGCACATTTGACGTCCATATGATACAACTTGAATCCCATAAAGGCTGCAATAGCAATTAATGTACGAATTGCTtttaatctagcaacaggtgcaaaagtTTCTTTgaaatcaataccttcctgttgattgtagcctttgactactaaccttgccttgttcctgatGATCGTTGTATGCTCATCAAGCTTGTTCCTGAACACCCACTTCAATCCTATGACCTTCTGattctttggtttgggttctagatgccataccttgttcctttggaactcatttaactcatcttgcatggcagtgatccaatcagcatcttccaaagcttcattgtggttcctTTGCTCGATTATGGAGAGGAACACATGAAAGGCacagaagttccttagttgagACCTCGTTTGAGTTCCTTTCCTAATGTCTCTGGTAATcagatccattgggtgagaactttgatgtttccagggcttaggttgaaattgtgccACTAGAACTTCTAAGGTCTCCTCAGCTCCTTTCTGTTTCCTGAGATCGTTGTTCCTCTGCATCAGAAGTTTCTTGATCTTCTTCCGGTTCCTCAGGATCAGCATTTTCTGGTTCCTTAGGATCAgcattttctggttcctcaggatctgcattttctggttcctcaggatcTGGAGCTCTTGGATTTCTTCTTACAGGAACTTCTTGATTAGTAGCAGTTTCTTGTGTTTGTGGATCTGCTATTTCATTTTGATGTCTTCTAGGAGAGATTTCCTCATAATTATCTGTAAAACGAATTAAACCAATTTCGAAATCTTCCTGTTCCTGAACTTCATCAAGATTGTCAGCTTCATCAAAAGTAATATATACAATTTTAACTCTTTCAAAAGAGTCTTTAAGAGAGGTGTTCCTGTCAGGCAACTGAAAGAACCTACCATGTACATCAGATTTAACATTATTGAGGTAGGTTATGTCTTCTTTGCTAAGTTCCATTGCCTTGTCACTTTGAGCCTTTATTACGCTAAGATTTTTAAAATTGTCTAGGgtttctatcaataattccactaatttaattacagacagagattgaagagttgaggaacttacttcaCTTGATGGATCTTGGGTTGATTCAAgccataagacaaaggtttGATGTTTCTTCTAgttgatcctcatcttcttccgagtCAGTGGCTTCTTCCCAAGCTTCGATCattgccttcttgaagttgggcttggcaaaggtggatttgttgaatctttccttgtattgatactttcccttgcctttccctttttcattttcccactAAGGACAGTCTTTAATTTGATGGTCAGAATCGccgcacttgaaacatccttggtcagACTTGGAACCGCTTCGTTTTCTCATTGAGTTCCTTCCTCTTAGATTTCCAGGtttagagttcctgtaaaatcttttcattcttcttACCAACGTAGCAACCTCATCTTCATCAGGTTCTGAGTCCTCCTGTTCCTCAGCCTTGAGAGCAAGGCCTCAGTTCTCAGGAACAGCtgctcctagatgtaattcgtgagtcatcaaggatcccgccaattgttcaatgttgaatttggtgaagtcCTTTGTTTCAAACAGTGTcgtgaccttggttctccatctatcatcctgtggcatgctccttaggatcttcctaacctgttcatcagagggaataattcttccaagagaaactagctcattagtaatgttagtgaaacgagtaaacatttcctgtattgtttctcttggttgcatttcGAAACGTTCATACTTACACATTAATAAGTAAATTTttgaacgtttgacctcattagttccttcatgagttatttgaaggagatcccaaattttctttgcgctcttgcaccccataactctgttgtgttcatgaggtccaaggccgcaatgtaagattttcacagccattgcattgatttcaaatttctcaaaatcttccttagCAAATTCAGAcataggtttaggaactacctcattttgagcattggtcgttgttacctcgaaatcgccagcttctatgactcgccacacttgatagttctctgccttgatatagatctccatcctgttcttccaATAGGTGTAGAATTTcccgttgaacattggaggtctttgagtggaataaccttcctcgagtttctcgtaagcgttcatactttccaggaactttttctcaacgGGGTTTCgtgtatttttgtgagatcctgctctgataccaactgatagtttagtaggaacacttgacaagagggggggtgaattgtttcttgggaacttgggtaagtttcttgcggaatttaaacaataaagagactgagaacaataagcggagaaagatataaaactgaggaaccttcttgacccttataaagaagaacctcactactcttttgtattaatgcaataactctattacaaatacactctttaactcgagttcctctcgaacacaagttccccacagcaatccccttcgattactgtgctactctttctctctctgacttaactctaagtcgctccttttctctttgacttaactctaagtcgctctttctctctttgacttaactctaagtcactcaaggatcactcaatccttatacccaaaatacaatatgatagatagattctagtacgtaataaagcttatagtaataaggaactcaaggaacactctattttgccaactgattcttttaaaacgtttaagctctttaagatagattttgtagaaatcatttgtgttttgaaaagccaaaactcttctccttttatagaggagttttacttagggttggatacccatgttctcctcaactacgcACTAACTGTTACTggtcagtaacatgggcatagttggagagaaacatggagaccaaatcaaaacattacttgcacgtttaaacagaaatacgtgggagggttttaaggatcatggaaaatattttgcttgagaaacaaggagaatgaaaacagaatcctatgtttacatttattaattaaattcattttatttattaacaaagattttccaacttaaaactgttttataattacagttaatatatttcaatttaaaacgtaccaaaatacttaggttcctttcgttccaaattacgtataaacaaatattaaatacttacataaatccttaacataaattcatatgttgtagtcttcatgttgcacctttaaaagcttcactcgaagtcttcccaatttgttccttctctggaacatcgaggatccacataatatatgaggatctcgccttaggaactcgcctaaggatctcgcctttgtaaacttgcttaatgattatttcttcaatgtagtgtctgacatggatcaattacttgcttatattccacgttgcttagtttatccaactcaggatctccttaacttagcattatccctctaaggatctcggaacctattatgcaacataacttaaccaattttTAGGAGTTTGctgtgtcatcatcaaaactttagggtcaataatattccccctttttggtgatgacaacaaaagcaaactttcactaaatataattataatcaattagcataaatataaaacaaaacaaTAAGGTAGATTTATGAAAATCAATTTAAGCTACCGAAATTGAAATTAAGGAAaagcaaaattgattttaataaacgaaataaaattgaaaacgaaaaccaaaatttaacaaaaaaattagCTTACATCGAGAAGAGAATAGTGACCGACtcaagtgatcaatttaagttaaatttgcattcatttccccctgttggcattaacaaaaagtagaaaaatacagtactaatatataccgattatagcgccctccgatcaacggttggcaaactaagttagcctcaaagttaagttccaacgtactaaattcgaatataaaacataataattaacaagccaagttttttgttttttttttttggggctcTTCCTTGTTGTCTTGCGTCGAATAGGTGAGATAGAGAGAGAGTAGGTGGTGAGGGTGGGATTCGGGTCGGGGGTGGGTGTGGTGTTCGTTGACGGGTTTGGTGTGGGGTTTGGTGTGGGATTTGCGGTAGGGTCTGGGTGGTGTGGAGATGCTTCGCGATCTGAGCGGGCGGTGTGAGGGCTGATGTCGGAAGTGGTGGGGTGAGAGTCGGCGACGATAGGGCTGTCATCGGTGGGTTAGGGTGGTCGTCGGGATCGCTGGTTGTGGAGGGGGAAGGTGCGGTGGTTCGTGGCTGGGTAGATGGGCGAAAGTGGGGGTTCGCGGCCGGTTCGACGCTAGGATTCGCGGCTGGCTCATTCGATTTTCCGGTCAGGTCCGGTTGATTTGCTGGGCGAGTCCGGTCGTCGAGTTGAGGTTGCCGGTGGTCGTGGCCTGTTGGGTCCGGCCgccggtgatggtggtggtggtggtttcaaTTTGGGGATTTTCATTGTTaggttttgaatttggggatttttgagTTTTAGGGTTTGTGGTGATGGAATTGATGAGATGTAATTTGTGGGTACTTTGGGTACGAGAGATCCATAAGTGTGATCCATTAGCTTttaattttagaaaaaataaaatttaatggaataaataaaaaaatatggatatataaaaagaaataaaaaaataaaaataatttgttgaaaaataaaagatgaaaaaaaattgtaacaaaaagaatatatccatgatcctcctattttagtgaaactaattcAATCACGTATCTCATATTACTGACTAATTAAATACATATTTTAATTCTAAATATTCGGTTGTTCCTTAACAATGCTAAACTTCAGATATGCTTTacgcacatgtatttataattGTATACAGTAGTTATGCATAAATCTATAAAAGTCATACCTCGTGAGGAACTGTCCTGCTTACTTATCTTATCTTGATAATTCCGAGTTCAAATCtcattttctcgtgcttctctctgcttgcttACTTTGCAAGTTCCTTGCACAAACTTTCATTAGTTGTACCAAACAGTAAATTACCAATGTAAATTTGTACAACTAGTGAGTCagatccttttgattttaaaaatagaattttatcaattcttcctcgtttaaaattattttgtaaaagaaacttggataatctctcgtaccacgaTCTAGGAGCCTGCTTTAACCCATACAGAGCTTTGTCTAGCTTATAGATGTGGTTCGGAAATTCGGGATTCTCAAAACCggggggttgttccacatagacgtcTTTTTTAAGAAAACCATTTAAAAAAGCACATTTGACGTCCATATGATACAACTTGAATCCCATAAAGGCTGCAATAGCAATTAATGTACGAAttgcttctaatctagcaacaggtgcaaaagtTTCTTTgaaatcaataccttcctgttgattgtagcctttgactactaaccttgccttgttcctgatGATCGTTGTATGTTCATCAAGCTTGTTCCTGAACACCCACTTCAATCCTATGACCTTCTGattctttggtttgggttccagatgccataccttgttcctttggaACTCATTTAACTAATCTTGCATGGCAGTGATCCAATCAGCATCTTCCAAAGCTTCAGTGTGGTTCCTTTGCTCGATTGTGGAGAGGAACACATGAAAAGCacagaagttccttagttgagACCTCGTTTGAGTTCCTTTCCTAATGTCTCTGATAATCAGATCCATTGGGTGAAAACTTTGATGTTTCCAgggcttaggttgaaattgtgccactggaacatctaaggtctcctcagttccttctgtttccTGAGATCCTTGTTCCTCTGCATCATAAGTTTCTTGATCTTCTTCCGGTTCCTCAGGATCAGCATTTTCTGGTTCCTTAGGATCAgcattttctggttcctcaggatctgcattttctggttcctcaggatcAGGAGCTCTTGGATTTCTTCTTACAGGAACTTCTTGGTTAGTAGCAGTTTCTTGTGTTTGTGGATCTGCTATTTCATTTTGATGTCTTCTAGGAGAGATTTCCTCATAATTATCTGTAAAACGAATTAAACCAATTTCGAAATCTTCCTGTTCCTGAACTTCATCAAGATTGTCAGCTTCATCAAAAGTAATATATACAATTTTAACTCTTTCAAAAGAGTCTTTAAGAGAGGTGTTCCTGTCAGGCAACTGAAAGAACCTACCATGTACATCAGATTTAACATTATTGAGGTAGGTTATGTCTTCTTTGCTAAGTTCCATTGCCTTGTCACTTTGAGCCTTTATTACGCTAAGATTTTTAAAATTGTCTAGGgtttctatcaataattccactaatttaattacagacagagattgaagagttgaggaacttacttcaCTTGATGGATCTTGGGTTGATTCAAgccataagacaaaggtttGATGTTTCTTCTAgttgatcctcatcttcttccgagtCAGTGGCTTCTTCCCAAGCTTCGATCattgccttcttgaagttgggcttggcaaaggtggatttgttgaatctttccttgtattgatcctttcccttgcctttccctttttcattttcccactAAGGGCAGTCTTTAATTTGATGGTCAGAATCGccgcacttgaaacatccttggtcagACTTGGAACCGCTTCGTTTTCTCATTGAGTTCCTTCCTCTTAGATTTCCAGGtttagagttcctgtaaaatcttttcattcttctgaccaacgtagcaacctcatcttcatcaggttctgagtcctcctgttcctcagccttgagagcaaggcctcagttctcaggaacagctgctcctagatgtaattcgtgagtcatcaaggatcccgccaattgttcAAAGTTGAATTTTGTGAAGTCCTTTGTTTCAAACAGTGTcgtgaccttggttctccatctatcatcctgtggcatgctccttaggatcttcctaacctgttcatcagagggaataattcttccaagagaaactagctcattagtaatgttagtgaaacgagtaaacatttcctgtactgtttctcttggttgcatttcgagacgttcatacttacacattaataaatcaatttttgaacgtttgacctcattagttccttcatgagttatttgaaggagatcccaaattttctttgcgctcttgcaccccataactctATTGTGTTCgtgaggtccaaggccgcaatgtaagattttcacagccattgcattgatttcaaatttctcaaaatcttccttagCAAATTCAGAcataggtttaggaactacctcattttgagcattggtcgttgttacctcgaaatcgccagcttctatgactcgccacacttgatagttctctgccttgatatagatctccatcctgttcttccagtaggtgtagaatttcgcgttgaacattggaggtctttgagtggaa encodes:
- the LOC110784777 gene encoding uncharacterized protein; translated protein: MELSKEDITYLNNVKSDVHGRFFQLPDRNTSLKDSFERVKIVYITFDEADNLDEVQEQEDFEIGLIRFTDNYEEISPRRHQNEIADPQTQETATNQEVPVRRNPRAPDPEEPENADPEEPENADPKEPENADPEEPEEDQETYDLPDRNTSLKDSFERVKIVYITFDEADNLDEVQEQEDFEIGLIRFTDNYEEISPRRHQNEIADPQTQETATNQEVPVRRNPRAPDPEEPENADPEEPENADPKEPENADPEEPEEDQETYDAEEQEDSEPDEDEVATLLPDRNTSLKDSFERVKIVYITFDEADNLDEVQEQEDFEIGLIRFTDNYEEISPRRHQNEIADPQTQETATNQEVPVRRNPRAPDPEEPENADPEEPENADPKEPENADPEEPEEDQETSDAEEQRSQETERS